TGCCTTCGAGGAGCCGGACCAGGGGGCGGGTGAAGGGCGCCGGCGGAATCTCGGGGAGTCCACTGGTGGCGAACACGAACGCCCGTCCCCGCCCGGCGGGGAGTGCGGTGACGAAGCCGGTCAGCCGGGGGTGGAGCCTGCCGTGGAAGACGCCCGAGCCGAACCCCACCAGGTCGGCGTCGGCCAGCTCCCTCGGGTCGGCCTCCTCGGGGGTAACGACCTTCGCTCCCAGTGTTCGGGCCATGGTGTCGGCGACACGACGCGTATTGCCGTGTGACACGGAGACGCACACGATGACGGCTTTCATCCGACGATCCCTTCTCTCGCTCGCTTGCTTGCGTAGAGAGGACCGGGCGGCGGCTCCGGATGTGACAACGGGTCGGCGTGACGGCGGCCACACCGCGGCCGGCCCGGCCGGTCGGCGTGCCGGTCTGCGGCTCGACCGCCCGGTCAGCGGTAGGCCGCGAGGAAGGCGCGGATGCCCCCGGCGGCGTAGCGCTCAAGGTCGGCGTCACTGTGCTGGGCGCTGCCGTGGAACATGGCCTGGTTCACCGGAATCCACAGCAGCAGGCCGGCGAAGTGGTGTGCGGCCAGCATCGGGTCGTCGGCCTTGAGGAGCCCCTGGTCGGTCAGGCGTCGGAAGGTGGCCGCCAGGGTGGCCAGCACCCGTTCGAAGCCCTGCTCGTACCAGGTGGCTCCCAGTTCGGGGAACGTGTCGGCGTTGGCGATGATCAGGCGTCGCAGCTGGAGGACCTGGGGCTGGGTGAGGGTCGCCAGGAGCCGGCGGGCGAGACGGGTCAAGGCCTCCTCCAGGCCGTCGGCGTCCGCCGGGACGTCGGTCACCAGGTCGATCATGCCGTCGATGCGGTCGGTGGTGGCCAGGACGATCGCGGCGAACAGCTTCTCCTTGTCCGCGAAGTGCTTGTAGACGGTCTGCTTGGACACCGCGGCCAGCTTCGCGATGTCGTCCATGCTCGTCCCCGAGTACCCCTTGTTCAGGAACACGGTGGTCGCGGCCTCCAGGATCGCCTGGTGCTTGCGCGCCGAACGAGTGTCCATCGTCGACTTCCTCTCTCCGTCCGTCCTGTGTGCTGCCTTCTCACCGAAGAGTACTGGACTGACCAGTACTCGAACCAGTACTGTACGGTCCAGTTCCCAGCGGCAGGGCTTCCGGCCCTGCACACGGCGCACGCATCGGAGTGGGGTTTCGCATGGACATGGACAAGGTCTTCTCGGCCGACGGCACGACCATCGCCTACGAGCAGCGGGGCTCGGGCCCCGCCGTGGTGCTCGTCGGCGGCGCTTTCATGACCCGCGGTGACTCCGCCGCGCTCGCGGCCCTGCTCGCCGAGCACTTCACCGTCTTCACGTACGACCGCCGCGGCCGCGGCGACAGTGGGGACGGTCCGGTGTACGACGTGCAGCGCGAGGTCGAGGACCTGGACGCGGTGATCGGGCACGCGGGCGGCGAGGCCATGGTCTTCGGCATGTCCTCGGGTGCCGTGCTCGCACTGGAGGCGGCGGCCCGGGGCAGCGCCGTCTCCCGCCTGGCGCTCTACGAGCCGCCCTTCGTCACCGACGACAGCCGCGCGCCGCTGCCCGCCGACTACGTCGCCCACCTGACGGAGCTCGTGGAGCGGGAGGCGTACGGCGACGCCGTGGCCTACTTCATGACCGCCGCCGTGGGTCTGCCCGCCGAGGTCGTCAACGGGATGCGGCAGGCCCCCTTCTGGGCCGGGATGGAGACCACCGCCCGCACCCTGCCCTACGACGGCATGGTCATGGGCGACACCATGTCGGGCCGCCCCCTTCCCGCCGACCGCTGGCAGTCCGTCACGGTGCCGGTGCTCGTCGGCAGCGGGGACGCGGGCGCGCCGCACATGCTGAGCGGCGCTCGGGAACTCGCCGCACTGGCCGACAACTTCGCCCTGCGCGTCTTCCCCGGCCAGGAGCACAACATCGACCCGACGCGCATCGCCCCCGCCCTGACCGACTTCTTCACCGCCGGGGAGCAGGCCTGAACAAGACCCCCGCCGGCCCGGGCAGGTCCCGGGGCGTCAGGGGGCAGGCGGCGTGGAGCGGGCGTAGCGGTCGGTGAGGCGATGGAGGTGGGCGACCAGTTCCGCGGGCTCGGTGACGTCGAAGTCGAAGTCGAGCATGCCCAGGTAGACGGCGAGGGTCTGCACCGAGTCCGCGCCGGTGACCAGTACGCAGCTGTCGGCGTCGACCGCCTCGACCGTGCCGACCGCGGGGTTGATCCGCTCGATCACCGCCGCCGCCGGGGCGTGGACGACGACCCGCGCGCGGTAGCGCCAGGCGGCGCTCGACACCCGTTGGGAGACGTATGCGGAAACGTCACCGCCGGGCGGCTCGCGCGGGGCGAAGCGGGGTCCGGTCGGGGTACGGGGACGGATTCGGTCGACCCTGAAGGTACGCCAGTCCTCGCGCTCGACGTCCCAGG
This genomic window from Streptomyces sp. NBC_01351 contains:
- a CDS encoding TetR/AcrR family transcriptional regulator — protein: MDTRSARKHQAILEAATTVFLNKGYSGTSMDDIAKLAAVSKQTVYKHFADKEKLFAAIVLATTDRIDGMIDLVTDVPADADGLEEALTRLARRLLATLTQPQVLQLRRLIIANADTFPELGATWYEQGFERVLATLAATFRRLTDQGLLKADDPMLAAHHFAGLLLWIPVNQAMFHGSAQHSDADLERYAAGGIRAFLAAYR
- a CDS encoding flavodoxin family protein; amino-acid sequence: MKAVIVCVSVSHGNTRRVADTMARTLGAKVVTPEEADPRELADADLVGFGSGVFHGRLHPRLTGFVTALPAGRGRAFVFATSGLPEIPPAPFTRPLVRLLEGKGFEVTGSFSCRAFDTWAPFKLVGGINKQRPDTADLAAARAFAERLRQ
- a CDS encoding alpha/beta fold hydrolase, translated to MDMDKVFSADGTTIAYEQRGSGPAVVLVGGAFMTRGDSAALAALLAEHFTVFTYDRRGRGDSGDGPVYDVQREVEDLDAVIGHAGGEAMVFGMSSGAVLALEAAARGSAVSRLALYEPPFVTDDSRAPLPADYVAHLTELVEREAYGDAVAYFMTAAVGLPAEVVNGMRQAPFWAGMETTARTLPYDGMVMGDTMSGRPLPADRWQSVTVPVLVGSGDAGAPHMLSGARELAALADNFALRVFPGQEHNIDPTRIAPALTDFFTAGEQA